Proteins encoded by one window of Sorex araneus isolate mSorAra2 chromosome 3, mSorAra2.pri, whole genome shotgun sequence:
- the LOC101537097 gene encoding olfactory receptor 151-like, which translates to MTRCNHSTVTEFVLEGLTHRPELQLPLFFLFLGIYGVTVVGNLGMILLIAFNSKLQSPMYFFLGNLSFLDLFYSSVVTPKLLGNFVWEKNVISYSGCMTQLYFFCVFAIGECFMLTAMAYDRYVAICNPLLYSVTMSPKVCNMLVIWVYTMGTWGALAHTIAMTKLSFCGDNVIHHYFCEILPLLKLSCSSTHVNELLVMFVVGFNVLTSTSTIIISYVFIIANILRISSAEGRSKAFGTCGSHLTAVGVFYGSVIFMYFKPSSSNMAQEQVASVFYTTVIPMLNPLIYSLRNKDVKNILRNTLGKM; encoded by the coding sequence ATGACCAGGTGCAATCACTCCACTGTTACTGAGTTTGTCCTGGAAGGATTAACACACCGGCCAGAACTCCAGctgcctctcttcttcctgtttctAGGCATCTATGGGGTCACTGTAGTGGGGAACCTGGGCATGATCCTCCTGATTGCTTTCAACTCCAAGCTCCAGTctcccatgtactttttccttgGTAATTTGTCATTCTTAGACCTCTTTTATTCCTCAGTCGTTACACCAAAACTCCTAGGAAACTTTGTgtgggaaaaaaatgttatttcttattCTGGATGTATGACCCAGCtctatttcttttgtgtttttgctaTAGGAGAATGTTTTATGTTAACGGCAATGGCATATGACAGATATGTAGCTATCTGCAATCCTCTGCTGTACAGTGTCACCATGTCCCCAAAGGTGTGCAATATGTTGGTGATTTGGGTCTATACCATGGGGACATGGGGTGCTTTAGCCCACACAATTGCCATGACTAAGCTTTCCTTCTGTGGGGACAATGTCATCCACCATTACTTCTGTGAGATACTCCCTCTTCTAAAGCTTTCCTGCTCCAGCACCCATGTCAATGAGCTTCTGGTGATGTTTGTGGTTGGATTCAATGTGCTGACATCAACCTCGACCATTATCAtctcttatgtttttattattgctaACATTCTTCGGATCTCTTCCGCTGAGGGCAGGTCCAAAGCCTTTGGTACCTGTGGCTCCCATCTGACTGCAGTTGGAGTCTTTTATGGCTCTGTcatctttatgtattttaagCCATCATCCAGCAACATGGCCCAGGAGCAGGTGGCCTCTGTGTTCTATACCACAGTGATCCCCATGCTGAATCCACTAATCTACAGTTTGAGAAATAAGGATGTAAAGAATATACTGAGAAACACCTTAGGGAAAATGTAA